The Candidatus Eisenbacteria bacterium nucleotide sequence CCGTCTCTCTGGCGAGCATCGAGGAGGGGCGCAACCGCTTGCGCCTGGAGGGGACGGCCGAGGATCTGGGCATCTCCGGGGACGAGCTCGCCCTCGACGGGGGAGTGGTTCTGGAGGGGGAGTTCTATCGGGCGGATCGGCAGGTGGAGATCCAGGGGCACGTTCGGGCTCCGGCCGTCCTCTCCTGCGATCTCTGCCTGGAGCCGATCCACCGGGCGATCGAGGCTCCCTTCCGGCTCCTCTGCGAGAAGAGGGGGGATCGGGACCGGCGGTCGGGCGAACAGAGCGGTGCGGAGGAGGTCGGTCTGTTGTACCATGACGGGCGGACGCTGGACTTGCGGGACGAGGTCCGCCAGGCGATTCTGCTCGAGGTGCCGTGGCATCCCCTCTGCAGACCCGATTGCAGGGGGCTCTGCCCGAGCTGCGGCAGCAACAGGAACGAAGGGGAGTGCGGGTGCCCGCCCAGGACCGGAAGGGGTCCCTGGGACAAGTTGCGTGTGATGGTCGAGGACGGCGGGGCGAGCCCTCCAGTCCCGGGCAAGAAGAAGAGGAGTGAAGAGTAATGGCACTGCCGAAGCGACGGCATTCGAAGACGAGGCGGGACAAGCGACGCGCCAACTGGAAGATGTCCCCTCCGACGATCAACCGATGCCCTGAGTGTGGGGCGGCGCGCAGACCTCACCGGGTCTGTCCGAATCCCGACTGCGGCCACTACCGCAAGGAAAAGGTGCTGGGCTCCTGAGCCCGGGCGATCCTCCTGTCTTGACGCTGCAGCCAGTTCCAGAGAGAGTCCGCGTCGGCGTGGACGCCATGGGCGGCGATGCCGCCCCCGCTGTCGAGGTGGCCGGAGCCATCCAGGCGGCGAAGGATCTGAACAGCGCGGTGGAGATCGTCCTCGTCGGGGACGAGGACAAGATCTACAGGCACCTCGATCGCCAGGAGGCTCGGGCCCTGGGCATCCAGGTCCACCACACGTCGGACTGGGTCTCGATGGAGGATGCCGCCGCCTTCTCCTTCCGGCGAAAGCAGGACTCGAGCATCGTCGTCGCGGCGCGCCTTCTCAAGGAGGGGCGGATCGATGCGCTCGTCAGTTCGGGCAACACCGGGGCGGTGGTCACATCCGCTCTGCTCTCCCTCGGGAGGATCCCCGGGATCGACCGGCCGGCCATCGGAGTCCTGATCCCGACGCCCACGGGACACACGATTCTCCTCGATGCGGGTGCGAACTCGGACTGCAGGCCGGCCCACCTCTTCCAGTTTGCCCTCATGGGGAAGGTCTATGCGAAGGGGGTCTACGGCGTATCCGATCCCAAGGTCGGGCTGCTGAACATCGGAGAGGAGCACTCGAAGGGCAGCGAGGTCGCCGTCCAGGCCTACAAGCTGCTCAAGGAAGCGCGTCCCCAGATCAACTTCATCGGCAATGTCGAGGGACGGGACGTGCTGAAGGGGACCGCCGATGTCGTCGTCTGCGACGGCTTCACGGGGAACGTGATCCTCAAGTTCGCCGAGAGCGTCGTCGGGATGCTGATGCAGACGGTCAAGCGCGAAGTGCCGAAGGACCTGCGGATCCGACTCGGCGCCTACCTCCTGAGGCCGGTCTTCCGGCGCCTGCGCGCCCGATTCAACTACGAGGAGTACGGCGGCGCCCCTCTGATGGGGCTCAACGGGGTCTGCGTCATCAGCCACGGGAGCTCCACTCCCCTGGCTATCAAGAACGCCATCCGAGTCGCGGCGCAATCGGCACGCAATCGCATCGGCGATCTGATCAAAGAGGAGCTCGATCGTGAGCACGCCAGACAGCAAGCTATCGGTTAGGCCTGTCAGAATGGTCAGCACCGGCTCCTGCGTGCCCGATGGCGTGCTGACGAACGCCGATCTCGAGAAGATGGTCGAGACATCGGACGAGTGGATCGTCACGCGCACAGGAATCCGCGAGCGGCGGATCGCGCCGCCTGAGATCGCCGCTTCCGACCTCGGGCTTCCCGCCTCGAAGCAGGCTCTCGAGGAGGCGGGAATCGAGCCCGGGGACCTCGACGCCATCATCTGCGCCACGGTCACGCCGGATCAGGTCTTTCCCTGCCTCGCGTGCACGCTCCAGGCCCGGCTCGGGGCCTCGCGCGCCTTCGCCTTCGATGTCAGCGCCGCCTGCTCAGGCTTCCTCTATTCGCTCGCCGTCGGCCAGGCGATGGTCGCCTCGCGACAGGCCGACACCGTCCTGGTCGTCGGGGCGGAGGTCCTCTCGCGGGTCACCAACTGGACCGACAGGACGACGTGCATCCTGCTCGCCGATGGAGCCGGCGCCGCGATCCTGCGCCCGGGTGACGAGGAGCACAGGATCCTCGCCCTCACGCTGGGGGCCGACGGAAGCTACGGCTCGCTGATCGAGATGCCCGCGGGGGGCAGCCGGATGCCCGCGACGGAGGAGACCGCCCGCAACAGGCTCCATACGATCCACATGAAGGGGAACGAGGTCTTCAAGATGGGAGTGCGCGGCATGACCGACGCCTGCCTGAAGGTCCTCGACGAGGGGGGATACAGGACCTCGGATGTCGCCCTCCTGATCCCGCACCAGGCGAACCTCCGCATCCTGGAGGCGACGGCGAAGCGCCTCGAGATCCCCATGGAGCGGGTGATGACCAACATCCAGAGATACGGCAACACGTCCGCGGCCTCGGTTCCCTTGGCTCTCGACGAGGCCCGCAAGACGGGGCGCCTCAAGTCAGGGGATCTGGCTCTGATGGTCGTATTCGGCGGCGGCCTGACCTGGGGCGCGGCCCTGGTGCGCTGGTAGGAGCGATGGACGCGGGCGGCAGGACGGCGCTTCTTTTCCCGGGCCAGGGGTCGCAGTCTGTCGGGATGGGCCGGGATCTGGCCCATGCGTATCCCGAGGCGCGCGCCCTTTTCGATCGCGCCGACGAGATCCTCGGATTCCCCCTCTCCCGCCTCTGTTTCGAGGGGCCGGAAGCTCAACTCCGCGAAACGCGCAACACGCAGCCGGCGATCTTCGTCCACAGCCTCGCTGCCCTCGCGTCGCTCGGGTTCGAGCCGGGGACCGACTTCCATGCGGCCGCCGGCCACAGCCTCGGGGAGTACTCCGCCTACGTCGCGGCGGGATCCCTCGCGTACGACGACGCGCTTCGTCTGGTCCGCCGCAGGGGGGAGCTGATGTACCAGGCGGGGATCGACCGCCCGGGGACGATGGCCGCCATCCTGGGGATGGAGCCGGAGAGGATCCGCGGGCTCCTCGAGGGGGTGACGGGGATCGTCGTCCCGGCGAACGAGAATGGTCCGGGTCAAGTCGTGATCTCGGGGGAAGTCGCGGCCGTCCAGGAGGGAATGGAGCGCTGCAAGAGCGCGGGCGCCAAGCGCGTGATTCCCCTGGAGGTGAGCGGGGCGTTTCACTCCCCTCTCATGGAAGGGGCCGCCAGGGGCTTGCGCGAGGCTTTGGCGCAAGTCAGGATCTCGCCAGCGAGGGTGCCGGTCTACGCCAACGCGTCGGCGGCGCCTGTCGTGGAGCCGGAGGAGATCAGGGCCAGCCTGGCGGCGCAGCTCCTCTCCCCGGTCAAGTGGGAGACCGGCATTCGGGCCATGCTCTCGGCCGGGTGCGGCCGCTTCGTCGAGATCGGCCCGGGCCGGGTCCTTTGCGGCCTGATGCGCAGCATCGATCGCTCGGCGACCGCTCTGGCCGCCGGCGGCGCGGAGGAGATCGCGAACCTGAAGATTGGCGGGGGTGGCTCTTGAGCACGGCATCTGCGGGCGCGAGTCGGGTCGCGCTGGTCACGGGCGGAAGCCGCGGCATAGGCCGCGCCGTCTCCGTGAGGCTCGCGCGCGACGGAGCGGATGTCGTCCTGGTGGATCGCACGGGGGCGGACGACGGCCCCGCCGTGCAGGAGATCCGCGCCCTGGGACGCCGCTGCCTGCATGTCTCGTGCGATGTCTCCGATCCGGGGCAGGTGGAGGCGATGGCGGAGCGGGTCGCGACCGAGATGGGAAAGGTCGCGATTCTCGTCAACAACGCCGGCATCACCAGGGACAACCTGTTCATCCGGATGCAGGCCGGGGACTGGGACGATGTCCTGGCGATCAACCTGCGCGGGACCTTCCTCTGCTCGAAGGTCTTCGCAAGGGGGATGATGAAGGATCGGTGGGGCAGGATCGTGAACGTCACATCGGTCGTCGGTTTGACGGGCAACAAGGGCCAGGCGAACTACGCGGCTTCCAAGGCGGGAATCGTCGGCTTCACCAAGTCGGTCGCGAAGGAGCTTGCGGAACGCGGCATCACGGTCAACGCGGTTGCCCCCGGGTTCATCGAGACGGCAATGACAGGAGCGCTCAAGGAGGAGGCGGCGAACGCACTCCTGCAGCGGATTCCGATGCGCGCCTTCGGAAGGCCGGAGGATGTCGCCGGCGCTGTCGCCTTCCTGGTGTCCGAGGAAGCGCGGTACGTGACGGGGCAGGTTTTATCCGTGGACGGCGGGATGTTCATGTCGTGATGGGGCGGGACAGCCCCGGGAGGATGGAGTGATGGAGAACTACGAACAGAAGATCCGGGACATCATCGTCGAGCAGCTCGGCGTCCCACCCGAGAAGGTAACGCCCGATGCTTCCTTCATCGACGATCTGGGAGCCGACTCCCTCGATACGGTCGAACTCGTCATGGCGATCGAGGAGGCCTTCGAACTCGAGATCCCTGATGAGGCGGCTGAGAAGATGGAGCGGGTGAAGGACGCCATCCAGTACATCAAGGACCACCTCGAGACCAAGGGCTAGGCCCCGGAGCGGACCTTCCATGTCCAATCGAGTCGTCATCACCGGGATGGGGGCCATCACCCCCATCGGCCTGAGCGTGGCCGAGTTTTGGGATTCGCTCGTCGCGGGTCGAGGAGGGATGGGTCCGATCACCCGATTCGACGCCTCCAAGCTCGACGTCCGATTCGCCGCCGAGGTAAAGGGATTCGCCGCGAGCGAGTACATGGAGCCCAAGGAGGTCAAGCGGACCGATCTGTTCGTCCAGTTCGCGATGGCCGCCTCGAGGCAAGCGGTCGCCCAAGCCGGCGTGGACGGCAAGGTCGATCCCCATCGGTACGGAGTGATCATCGGTTCTGGGATCGGGGGGATCTCGACACTCGAGGCCCAGCATACGATCCTGATGGAGAAGGGCCCTTCGAGGGTGAGCCCCTTCTTCGTCCCGATGATGATCATCGACATGGCGAGCGGGCGAATCTCCATGGAGTTCGGGGCGAAGGGCTCGAACTTCGCCAGCGTCTCGGCCTGCGCGTCGGGCGCCCACGCCATCGGGGAGTCGTTCCGGCTGATCCGCGACGGGGAGCTCGACGTGATCATCACGGGAGGATCGGAAGCGCCGATCACCCCGCTGTCGATGGCGGGATTCGCCTCCATGAAGGCGATCTCCGCGCGAAACGAGGATCCCCAGCGGGCGAGCCGTCCCTTCGATCGCGACCGCGACGGCTTCGTCATGGCGGAGGGGGCGGGCGTTCTGGTCCTCGAGAGCCATCGACACGCGAAGGCCCGCGGAGCGGAGATCCTGGCGGAGATGGTCGGCTACGGCTCGACCGCGGACGCCTATCACATCACGGCTCCCGCCCCGGGGGGCGACGGCGCCGCCAGGGCGATGGATCTGGCCCTCCGCTCGGCGGGCCTGCGACCGGAGGATGTGGACTACATCAACGCCCACGGGACTTCAACGCCCCTGAACGACAAGTTCGAGACGATGGCCATCCACACGGTCTTCGGAGACCGGGCGAAGGAGATCGGCGTCTCCTCGACGAAGTCGATGACGGGGCATCTCCTGGGCGCGGCCGGCGGCGTCGAGCTGATCGCATGCGTCCAGACGGTGAGAACCGGGGCCATTCCTCCGACGATCAACTACGACAATCCCGACCCGGAGTGCGACCTCGACTATGTGCCGAATCAGATGCGTCGCGCCCAGGTTCGCTGCGCCCTCTCGAACTCGCTTGGGTTCGGCGGTCACAATGTGAGCCTGGTGGTCCGCCGGTTCGAGGAATCTCCGGCGTAGGGCAAGGGGGGCGGGCGTGAAGCCCGCGGCGGGACGAGGACGCATCATGCGGTTCTCCCTGGTCTGGTGGCGAAAGGGATCGCCCGAGAGGCGAGAGGGCGATGTCGCCGGGGCCATCGCCGCCTTCGAGCGCAAGGCCGGAGTCCGATTCCGCGACCGGGACACGCTGGGGCAGGCGCTGACCCACCGTTCCTTTCTCGGCAACAACAGCGGCGACCCCGCCCGCTCCAACGAACGACTGGAGTTCCTCGGAGACGCGGTCCTCGAGTTGGTCGTCATCGAGCACCTCTACGAGCACTACCCCGTGGACCGCGAGGGCGAGCTCACCAAGAAGAAGTCGCTTCTGGTCAGCAAGGGCGTCCTGGCCCATCGCGCCGAGGAGATGGGGCTGGGGGACTTCATCCTGCTGAGCGAGAGCGAGCGCGAGTCGGGCGGCGCCGAGCGGACCTCGATTCTCGCCGACGCGTTCGAGGCGGTCGTGGGGGCGATCTACGTGGACCGCGGCCTCGCCACGGTCCGTCGATTCATCCACGACCAGCTCCTGCTGACGGCCCCTGCGATCCTGGAGGACCAGGCGAATCTCAACTACAAGAGCCTGCTACAGGAGCATGTCCAGGCCCAGTTCAAGACCCATCCCCGCTACCGCGTCGTGACCGAGGTCGGCCCCGACCACATGAAGCTCTTCACGGTCGAGGTCTCCGTCCGCGGAGGCCTGCTCGGCAGGGGACAGGGGAGAACCAAGAAGGAGGCCGAGCAGGATGCGGCCGGGGATGCGCTCCGCCGCATCCAGGGTGGGGAGGGCAGGCCCTCCTCAGCGCAGGCGGAAGGAGAGAGAGGCGAGCAGGCGCCGGTCTGACTCCTCTTCCTTGAAGATCCCGCTTCGTCCCGACGCGCGCGTGAAACCTCCGTGCATGTAGGCCAGGTCGATCGTCATC carries:
- a CDS encoding DUF177 domain-containing protein codes for the protein MGPVRHPAEPFAVSLASIEEGRNRLRLEGTAEDLGISGDELALDGGVVLEGEFYRADRQVEIQGHVRAPAVLSCDLCLEPIHRAIEAPFRLLCEKRGDRDRRSGEQSGAEEVGLLYHDGRTLDLRDEVRQAILLEVPWHPLCRPDCRGLCPSCGSNRNEGECGCPPRTGRGPWDKLRVMVEDGGASPPVPGKKKRSEE
- a CDS encoding 50S ribosomal protein L32, whose translation is MALPKRRHSKTRRDKRRANWKMSPPTINRCPECGAARRPHRVCPNPDCGHYRKEKVLGS
- the plsX gene encoding phosphate acyltransferase PlsX; its protein translation is MGGDAAPAVEVAGAIQAAKDLNSAVEIVLVGDEDKIYRHLDRQEARALGIQVHHTSDWVSMEDAAAFSFRRKQDSSIVVAARLLKEGRIDALVSSGNTGAVVTSALLSLGRIPGIDRPAIGVLIPTPTGHTILLDAGANSDCRPAHLFQFALMGKVYAKGVYGVSDPKVGLLNIGEEHSKGSEVAVQAYKLLKEARPQINFIGNVEGRDVLKGTADVVVCDGFTGNVILKFAESVVGMLMQTVKREVPKDLRIRLGAYLLRPVFRRLRARFNYEEYGGAPLMGLNGVCVISHGSSTPLAIKNAIRVAAQSARNRIGDLIKEELDREHARQQAIG
- a CDS encoding ketoacyl-ACP synthase III — its product is MVSTGSCVPDGVLTNADLEKMVETSDEWIVTRTGIRERRIAPPEIAASDLGLPASKQALEEAGIEPGDLDAIICATVTPDQVFPCLACTLQARLGASRAFAFDVSAACSGFLYSLAVGQAMVASRQADTVLVVGAEVLSRVTNWTDRTTCILLADGAGAAILRPGDEEHRILALTLGADGSYGSLIEMPAGGSRMPATEETARNRLHTIHMKGNEVFKMGVRGMTDACLKVLDEGGYRTSDVALLIPHQANLRILEATAKRLEIPMERVMTNIQRYGNTSAASVPLALDEARKTGRLKSGDLALMVVFGGGLTWGAALVRW
- the fabD gene encoding ACP S-malonyltransferase — protein: MDAGGRTALLFPGQGSQSVGMGRDLAHAYPEARALFDRADEILGFPLSRLCFEGPEAQLRETRNTQPAIFVHSLAALASLGFEPGTDFHAAAGHSLGEYSAYVAAGSLAYDDALRLVRRRGELMYQAGIDRPGTMAAILGMEPERIRGLLEGVTGIVVPANENGPGQVVISGEVAAVQEGMERCKSAGAKRVIPLEVSGAFHSPLMEGAARGLREALAQVRISPARVPVYANASAAPVVEPEEIRASLAAQLLSPVKWETGIRAMLSAGCGRFVEIGPGRVLCGLMRSIDRSATALAAGGAEEIANLKIGGGGS
- the fabG gene encoding 3-oxoacyl-[acyl-carrier-protein] reductase; its protein translation is MSTASAGASRVALVTGGSRGIGRAVSVRLARDGADVVLVDRTGADDGPAVQEIRALGRRCLHVSCDVSDPGQVEAMAERVATEMGKVAILVNNAGITRDNLFIRMQAGDWDDVLAINLRGTFLCSKVFARGMMKDRWGRIVNVTSVVGLTGNKGQANYAASKAGIVGFTKSVAKELAERGITVNAVAPGFIETAMTGALKEEAANALLQRIPMRAFGRPEDVAGAVAFLVSEEARYVTGQVLSVDGGMFMS
- the acpP gene encoding acyl carrier protein, translated to MENYEQKIRDIIVEQLGVPPEKVTPDASFIDDLGADSLDTVELVMAIEEAFELEIPDEAAEKMERVKDAIQYIKDHLETKG
- the fabF gene encoding beta-ketoacyl-ACP synthase II, with the protein product MSNRVVITGMGAITPIGLSVAEFWDSLVAGRGGMGPITRFDASKLDVRFAAEVKGFAASEYMEPKEVKRTDLFVQFAMAASRQAVAQAGVDGKVDPHRYGVIIGSGIGGISTLEAQHTILMEKGPSRVSPFFVPMMIIDMASGRISMEFGAKGSNFASVSACASGAHAIGESFRLIRDGELDVIITGGSEAPITPLSMAGFASMKAISARNEDPQRASRPFDRDRDGFVMAEGAGVLVLESHRHAKARGAEILAEMVGYGSTADAYHITAPAPGGDGAARAMDLALRSAGLRPEDVDYINAHGTSTPLNDKFETMAIHTVFGDRAKEIGVSSTKSMTGHLLGAAGGVELIACVQTVRTGAIPPTINYDNPDPECDLDYVPNQMRRAQVRCALSNSLGFGGHNVSLVVRRFEESPA
- the rnc gene encoding ribonuclease III, yielding MRFSLVWWRKGSPERREGDVAGAIAAFERKAGVRFRDRDTLGQALTHRSFLGNNSGDPARSNERLEFLGDAVLELVVIEHLYEHYPVDREGELTKKKSLLVSKGVLAHRAEEMGLGDFILLSESERESGGAERTSILADAFEAVVGAIYVDRGLATVRRFIHDQLLLTAPAILEDQANLNYKSLLQEHVQAQFKTHPRYRVVTEVGPDHMKLFTVEVSVRGGLLGRGQGRTKKEAEQDAAGDALRRIQGGEGRPSSAQAEGERGEQAPV